One region of Primulina tabacum isolate GXHZ01 chromosome 1, ASM2559414v2, whole genome shotgun sequence genomic DNA includes:
- the LOC142554068 gene encoding RNA-binding protein 2-like, with product MGDDYWSNQQPPPYQSATSLKRNRTDFDLPPIGVNFSSEVLCQNHDLDGSRPIKDTKSIGSAYDNYLRSSQLHSEEGSHYSQMGLGNAAGRVLPAFHLQDHLTIKHLEDVGPELAPNDRGTGFGPPPINRITVPREIIPLPPDASGTLYTEGLPPNSTRREVAHIFRPFVGYKEVRLVRKESKHRGGDPLILCFVDFVDAACAATALSALQGYKMDEEDPDSPYLRLQFSKSPGRRSAPGSRGRR from the exons ATGGGTGATGACTATTGGAGCAATCAGCAACCGCCGCCGTATCAATCGGCCACCTCGCTGAAGCGAAATCGCACTGATTTTG ATCTTCCACCAATTGGGGTGAACTTTTCTTCTGAAGTTCTTTGCCAGAATCATGATCTAGATGGATCTAGACCAATAAAGGACACAAAATCAATAGGATCGGCATATGACAATTATCTTCGTAGTTCG CAATTACATTCTGAGGAAGGAAGTCATTATAGCCAAATGGGGCTGGGAAATGCTGCTGGTAGAGTTTTGCCTGCTTTCCATCTGCAGGATCATCTTACAATAAAGCATCTGGAAGACGTGGGTCCTGAACTAGCACCAAATGATAGAGGCACTGGTTTTGGTCCACCTCCAATAAATAGAATTACCGTACCCCGGGAAATTATACCACTACCTCCAGATGCTTCTGGTACATTGTACACTGAGGGGCTACCTCCTAACAGTACACGGCGGGAAGTGGCTC ATATTTTTCGCCCTTTTGTAGGGTACAAAGAAGTAAGGCTAGTAAGAAAGGAATCAAAACAC CGAGGTGGGGATCCTCTTATTCTTTGCTTTGTTGATTTCGTAGACGCGGCTTGTGCAGCAACTGCTTTGAGTGCGTTGCAAG GTTATAAGATGGATGAAGAAGATCCAGATTCTCCTTACTTGCGTCTGCAGTTCTCAAAGTCTCCAGGTCGGAGGTCTGCCCCTGGATCTCGCGGGAGGCGATGA
- the LOC142554075 gene encoding filament-like plant protein 4 isoform X1 → MDKRSWPWKKKSSDKQGVEKVAATALDASNVASETSETQVGKSKQENKKPKYVQLSMESYTRITGLENQLKSYEDLVKTLEDEVTELNEKLSEANSEITNKEILVKQHAKVAEEAVSGWEKAEAEAAALKTHLESVTLLKLTAEDRASHLDGALKECMRQMRNLKEEHDQKLHEVVINKTKLFDKMKLEFETKISNLDQEILRSAAENAALSRSLQERSNMLIKVNEEKLQAEAEIQLLKSKIEAWEKEVNSHKYELHIARKEVEIRNEEKNMSVRSAEVANKQHLEGVKKIAKLEAECQRLRGLVRKRLPGPAALAQMKLEVENLGQDCGESRLKRYPVRSPTPLLSQMPDFGLGNTQRYQKDNELLTERLLAMEEEMKMLTEALAKRNSELQASRSLFAQTASKLQSLETQLQVDGEQRTSKRSDALVPVESFCSQSIGNPPSYTSISEDGNDDGTSCAGSCATGVMSELSNLKKSENTNPLDLMDDFLEMEKLAYLSNGTVPSKGISCNIGNERSAIVKQEESLEITMMTGPLELEEVCGSEAGVSCKDDVTVASPQLQADALIFKKLQSKISSILESMSAGKDNGKVMEDIRHSMQDMHDSLQYLLTNSVVEIDQSDPMSEDAKITATKAIPTSGDVNPCTETAQIINQELEIAISQIHDFFMILGREAKAILGTISLDGDGLSTKLDSFSAKYNESTKSGINLNDFVLDISYVLSKASELQFNVMGFKSSEMETCSFDCIDKIALPENKNFVDLSGDSYPNGCAHFSDSASDPDVPHDGNLVPTSDSTNQSWKCSLEEFERLKLDKENLAIDLARCTEIFEVNKSQLLETQQHLSEVHSQLTIAQKTNSLLETQLKCMAESYKSLETRAEGLEIKVNHLQQDIKSLENELQEERKSHHDTLARCTDLQEQLQTFQRLQSSDCGAAADTDDKISQEKGLAAAAEKLAECQETIFLLGKQLKAMRPQTEFLSFPNNERTQKADHPIENEPTVSSTNIQDVDSSLMDTIPCLNFHGAGSESPLDMFNTPFSPSDSEAHYPPQSPVSKYSKHHPTSSGSSTPTPEKQARGFSRFFSAKGKSGQ, encoded by the exons ATGGATAAAAGGAGTTGGCCATGGAAGAAAAAGTCATCTGATAAGCAGGGTGTTGAGAAAGTAGCTGCTACTGCATTAGACGCTTCTAATGTTGCTTCAGAGACCAGCGAAACTCAAGTTGGCAAG TCTAAGCAGGAAAACAAGAAACCAAAGTATGTTCAATTATCAATGGAATCATATACACGTATAACTGGATTGGAGAATCAATTGAAGTCCTATGAGGATCTAGTCAAGACTTTAGAAGATGAAGTAACTGAACTGAATGAAAAGTTATCCGAAGCCAATTCAGAAATTACCAATAAAGAGATCCTGGTGAAACAACATGCAAAAGTCGCTGAAGAGGCTGTTTCag GTTGGGAAAAGGCGGAGGCTGAAGCTGCAGCATTAAAAACTCATCTTGAATCTGTCACACTGCTAAAGCTTACTGCCGAAGATCGGGCATCTCATTTAGATGGTGCTCTGAAGGAATGCATGAGGCAAATGCGAAATTTGAAGGAGGAACATGATCAAAAGCTGcatgaagttgtcattaacaAAACAAAGCTATTCGATAAGATGAAGCTCGAGTTTGAAACAAAAATATCCAATTTAGACCAAGAAATACTCAGGTCTGCTGCTGAAAATGCTGCACTCTCTAGATCTTTGCAAGAACGCTCGAACATGCTGATCAAGGTGAACGAGGAGAAGTTACAAGCTGAGGCAGAGATACAACTTTTGAAGAGCAAAATTGAGGCCTGGGAAAAAGAAGTGAATTCACATAAGTATGAGCTTCATATTGCTAGAAAAGAGGTGGAAATTCGCAATGAGGAAAAGAATATGAGTGTGCGGTCTGCTGAAGTAGCAAACAAGCAGCATCTTGAGGGagttaagaaaattgcaaagcTTGAAGCAGAGTGTCAACGATTACGCGGTCTTGTTCGGAAGAGATTGCCGGGTCCAGCTGCGCTAGCACAAATGAAACTAGAAGTTGAAAACTTGGGCCAGGATTGTGGAGAGTCTCGTCTGAAGAGGTATCCTGTGAGATCTCCAACTCCACTCTTGTCCCAAATGCCTGACTTTGGACTAGGCAACACACAAAGGTATCAGAAAGACAATGAGTTACTAACAGAACGTTTATTAGCTATGGAGGAAGAAATGAAAATGTTGACAGAAGCGCTGGCAAAGCGCAACAGTGAATTGCAAGCTTCTAGGAGTTTATTTGCTCAGACCGCTAGCAAGCTTCAAAGTTTAGAAACACAACTACAAGTTGATGGTGAACAGAGAACTTCTAAGAGATCAGATGCTTTGGTTCCAGTAGAAAGTTTCTGTAGTCAAAGCATTGGTAATCCACCAAGTTATACCTCTATTTCAGAAGATGGAAATGATGATGGCACAAGTTGTGCAGGTTCGTGTGCTACTGGAGTTATGTCTGAGCTCTCTAATTTGAAGAAGTCTGAAAACACAAATCCGTTGGATCTTATGGATGACTTTCTGGAGATGGAGAAATTAGCATATCTATCCAATGGAACAGTTCCAAGTAAGGGTATATCATGTAATATAGGCAATGAGAGATCTGCAATTGTTAAGCAGGAAGAATCACTTGAAATCACCATGATGACTGGCCCCCTGGAGCTTGAGGAGGTTTGTGGTTCGGAAGCTGGAGTGTCTTGTAAAGATGATGTAACTGTTGCAAGTCCACAGCTGCAGGCAGATGCACTTATCTTCAAGAAGCTCCAATCAAAAATATCTTCGATTCTTGAGTCGATGTCTGCAGGAAAAGACAACGGCAAAGTTATGGAGGACATTAGACACTCTATGCAGGATATGCATGATTCTCTACAATATCTGTTGACGAATTCCGTCGTGGAGATTGATCAATCTGACCCAATGAGTGAGGATGCCAAGATAACAGCAACCAAGGCTATTCCTACATCTGGAGATGTTAACCCGTGCACGGAAACTGCACAAATCATTAACCAAGAACTGGAAATTGCCATTTCTCAGATTCATGACTTTTTCATGATTCTTGGTAGAGAGGCCAAGGCAATCCTGGGAACAATTTCTCTTGATGGAGATGGACTGAGTACAAAACTTGACTCGTTCTCTGCCAAATATAATGAATCTACAAAAAGTGGGATTAATCTGAATGATTTTGTTCTTGACATCTCTTATGTATTAAGCAAAGCAAGTGAGCTGCAATTCAATGTTATGGGATTTAAAAGTTCTGAAATGGAAACATGCTCATTTGATTGTATAGACAAGATTGCACTTCCTGAGAACAAAAATTTCGTTGATTTATCAGGAGACAGCTATCCGAACGGCTGTGCCCACTTTTCTGATTCGGCATCTGATCCTGATGTCCCCCATGATGGGAATCTTGTTCCGACCTCTGATTCAACAAATCAATCGTGGAAATGCTCACTGGAGGAGTTTGAACGGTTGAAATTGGACAAGGAGAATCTTGCAATTGATCTGGCTAGATGTACCGAAATCTTCGAAGTCAACAAGTCTCAGTTACTGGAAACGCAGCAGCATCTTTCTGAGGTTCATTCACAACTAACAATTGCTCAAAAGACCAACAGCTTACTCGAGACACAGCTCAAATGCATGGCAGAGTCGTACAAATCACTTGAAACACGGGCAGAGGGATTAGAGATTAAGGTAAATCACCTTCAGCAGGATATCAAAAGTTTAGAAAATGAGCTACAAGAGGAGAGAAAAAGTCATCACGATACACTTGCCAGATGCACTGATCTTCAAGAGCAGCTGCAAACGTTTCAAAGGTTGCAAAG TAGTGATTGCGGTGCAGCAGCTGATACTGATGACAAGATTAGCCAG GAGAAGGGGTTGGCAGCTGCAGCCGAAAAGCTGGCTGAGTGTCAAGAAACCATATTTCTTCTCGGCAAGCAATTAAAAGCTATGCGTCCCCAAACCGAGTTTCTCAGTTTCCCAAACAACGAAAGGACTCAGAAAGCCGACCACCCCATTGAAAATGAACCAACTGTAAGTAGCACAAATATTCAAGATGTGGATTCATCCTTAATGGACACCATCCCTTGTCTCAATTTTCATGGAGCAGGATCCGAATCCCCCTTAGACATGTTCAACACTCCATTTAGTCCATCAGATTCTGAAGCACACTATCCACCGCAGTCACCAGTTTCTAAGTATTCGAAACACCATCCCACAAGTTCAGGCTCGTCTACTCCCACTCCTGAGAAACAAGCTCGTGGGTTTAGCCGATTCTTTTCAGCGAAAGGAAAGAGTGGTCAGTAG
- the LOC142554075 gene encoding filament-like plant protein 4 isoform X2, with the protein MDKRSWPWKKKSSDKQGVEKVAATALDASNVASETSETQVGKSKQENKKPKYVQLSMESYTRITGLENQLKSYEDLVKTLEDEVTELNEKLSEANSEITNKEILVKQHAKVAEEAVSGWEKAEAEAAALKTHLESVTLLKLTAEDRASHLDGALKECMRQMRNLKEEHDQKLHEVVINKTKLFDKMKLEFETKISNLDQEILRSAAENAALSRSLQERSNMLIKVNEEKLQAEAEIQLLKSKIEAWEKEVNSHKYELHIARKEVEIRNEEKNMSVRSAEVANKQHLEGVKKIAKLEAECQRLRGLVRKRLPGPAALAQMKLEVENLGQDCGESRLKRYPVRSPTPLLSQMPDFGLGNTQRYQKDNELLTERLLAMEEEMKMLTEALAKRNSELQASRSLFAQTASKLQSLETQLQVDGEQRTSKRSDALVPVESFCSQSIGNPPSYTSISEDGNDDGTSCAGSCATGVMSELSNLKKSENTNPLDLMDDFLEMEKLAYLSNGTVPSKGISCNIGNERSAIVKQEESLEITMMTGPLELEEVCGSEAGVSCKDDVTVASPQLQADALIFKKLQSKISSILESMSAGKDNGKVMEDIRHSMQDMHDSLQYLLTNSVVEIDQSDPMSEDAKITATKAIPTSGDVNPCTETAQIINQELEIAISQIHDFFMILGREAKAILGTISLDGDGLSTKLDSFSAKYNESTKSGINLNDFVLDISYVLSKASELQFNVMGFKSSEMETCSFDCIDKIALPENKNFVDLSGDSYPNGCAHFSDSASDPDVPHDGNLVPTSDSTNQSWKCSLEEFERLKLDKENLAIDLARCTEIFEVNKSQLLETQQHLSEVHSQLTIAQKTNSLLETQLKCMAESYKSLETRAEGLEIKVNHLQQDIKSLENELQEERKSHHDTLARCTDLQEQLQTFQRLQSDCGAAADTDDKISQEKGLAAAAEKLAECQETIFLLGKQLKAMRPQTEFLSFPNNERTQKADHPIENEPTVSSTNIQDVDSSLMDTIPCLNFHGAGSESPLDMFNTPFSPSDSEAHYPPQSPVSKYSKHHPTSSGSSTPTPEKQARGFSRFFSAKGKSGQ; encoded by the exons ATGGATAAAAGGAGTTGGCCATGGAAGAAAAAGTCATCTGATAAGCAGGGTGTTGAGAAAGTAGCTGCTACTGCATTAGACGCTTCTAATGTTGCTTCAGAGACCAGCGAAACTCAAGTTGGCAAG TCTAAGCAGGAAAACAAGAAACCAAAGTATGTTCAATTATCAATGGAATCATATACACGTATAACTGGATTGGAGAATCAATTGAAGTCCTATGAGGATCTAGTCAAGACTTTAGAAGATGAAGTAACTGAACTGAATGAAAAGTTATCCGAAGCCAATTCAGAAATTACCAATAAAGAGATCCTGGTGAAACAACATGCAAAAGTCGCTGAAGAGGCTGTTTCag GTTGGGAAAAGGCGGAGGCTGAAGCTGCAGCATTAAAAACTCATCTTGAATCTGTCACACTGCTAAAGCTTACTGCCGAAGATCGGGCATCTCATTTAGATGGTGCTCTGAAGGAATGCATGAGGCAAATGCGAAATTTGAAGGAGGAACATGATCAAAAGCTGcatgaagttgtcattaacaAAACAAAGCTATTCGATAAGATGAAGCTCGAGTTTGAAACAAAAATATCCAATTTAGACCAAGAAATACTCAGGTCTGCTGCTGAAAATGCTGCACTCTCTAGATCTTTGCAAGAACGCTCGAACATGCTGATCAAGGTGAACGAGGAGAAGTTACAAGCTGAGGCAGAGATACAACTTTTGAAGAGCAAAATTGAGGCCTGGGAAAAAGAAGTGAATTCACATAAGTATGAGCTTCATATTGCTAGAAAAGAGGTGGAAATTCGCAATGAGGAAAAGAATATGAGTGTGCGGTCTGCTGAAGTAGCAAACAAGCAGCATCTTGAGGGagttaagaaaattgcaaagcTTGAAGCAGAGTGTCAACGATTACGCGGTCTTGTTCGGAAGAGATTGCCGGGTCCAGCTGCGCTAGCACAAATGAAACTAGAAGTTGAAAACTTGGGCCAGGATTGTGGAGAGTCTCGTCTGAAGAGGTATCCTGTGAGATCTCCAACTCCACTCTTGTCCCAAATGCCTGACTTTGGACTAGGCAACACACAAAGGTATCAGAAAGACAATGAGTTACTAACAGAACGTTTATTAGCTATGGAGGAAGAAATGAAAATGTTGACAGAAGCGCTGGCAAAGCGCAACAGTGAATTGCAAGCTTCTAGGAGTTTATTTGCTCAGACCGCTAGCAAGCTTCAAAGTTTAGAAACACAACTACAAGTTGATGGTGAACAGAGAACTTCTAAGAGATCAGATGCTTTGGTTCCAGTAGAAAGTTTCTGTAGTCAAAGCATTGGTAATCCACCAAGTTATACCTCTATTTCAGAAGATGGAAATGATGATGGCACAAGTTGTGCAGGTTCGTGTGCTACTGGAGTTATGTCTGAGCTCTCTAATTTGAAGAAGTCTGAAAACACAAATCCGTTGGATCTTATGGATGACTTTCTGGAGATGGAGAAATTAGCATATCTATCCAATGGAACAGTTCCAAGTAAGGGTATATCATGTAATATAGGCAATGAGAGATCTGCAATTGTTAAGCAGGAAGAATCACTTGAAATCACCATGATGACTGGCCCCCTGGAGCTTGAGGAGGTTTGTGGTTCGGAAGCTGGAGTGTCTTGTAAAGATGATGTAACTGTTGCAAGTCCACAGCTGCAGGCAGATGCACTTATCTTCAAGAAGCTCCAATCAAAAATATCTTCGATTCTTGAGTCGATGTCTGCAGGAAAAGACAACGGCAAAGTTATGGAGGACATTAGACACTCTATGCAGGATATGCATGATTCTCTACAATATCTGTTGACGAATTCCGTCGTGGAGATTGATCAATCTGACCCAATGAGTGAGGATGCCAAGATAACAGCAACCAAGGCTATTCCTACATCTGGAGATGTTAACCCGTGCACGGAAACTGCACAAATCATTAACCAAGAACTGGAAATTGCCATTTCTCAGATTCATGACTTTTTCATGATTCTTGGTAGAGAGGCCAAGGCAATCCTGGGAACAATTTCTCTTGATGGAGATGGACTGAGTACAAAACTTGACTCGTTCTCTGCCAAATATAATGAATCTACAAAAAGTGGGATTAATCTGAATGATTTTGTTCTTGACATCTCTTATGTATTAAGCAAAGCAAGTGAGCTGCAATTCAATGTTATGGGATTTAAAAGTTCTGAAATGGAAACATGCTCATTTGATTGTATAGACAAGATTGCACTTCCTGAGAACAAAAATTTCGTTGATTTATCAGGAGACAGCTATCCGAACGGCTGTGCCCACTTTTCTGATTCGGCATCTGATCCTGATGTCCCCCATGATGGGAATCTTGTTCCGACCTCTGATTCAACAAATCAATCGTGGAAATGCTCACTGGAGGAGTTTGAACGGTTGAAATTGGACAAGGAGAATCTTGCAATTGATCTGGCTAGATGTACCGAAATCTTCGAAGTCAACAAGTCTCAGTTACTGGAAACGCAGCAGCATCTTTCTGAGGTTCATTCACAACTAACAATTGCTCAAAAGACCAACAGCTTACTCGAGACACAGCTCAAATGCATGGCAGAGTCGTACAAATCACTTGAAACACGGGCAGAGGGATTAGAGATTAAGGTAAATCACCTTCAGCAGGATATCAAAAGTTTAGAAAATGAGCTACAAGAGGAGAGAAAAAGTCATCACGATACACTTGCCAGATGCACTGATCTTCAAGAGCAGCTGCAAACGTTTCAAAGGTTGCAAAG TGATTGCGGTGCAGCAGCTGATACTGATGACAAGATTAGCCAG GAGAAGGGGTTGGCAGCTGCAGCCGAAAAGCTGGCTGAGTGTCAAGAAACCATATTTCTTCTCGGCAAGCAATTAAAAGCTATGCGTCCCCAAACCGAGTTTCTCAGTTTCCCAAACAACGAAAGGACTCAGAAAGCCGACCACCCCATTGAAAATGAACCAACTGTAAGTAGCACAAATATTCAAGATGTGGATTCATCCTTAATGGACACCATCCCTTGTCTCAATTTTCATGGAGCAGGATCCGAATCCCCCTTAGACATGTTCAACACTCCATTTAGTCCATCAGATTCTGAAGCACACTATCCACCGCAGTCACCAGTTTCTAAGTATTCGAAACACCATCCCACAAGTTCAGGCTCGTCTACTCCCACTCCTGAGAAACAAGCTCGTGGGTTTAGCCGATTCTTTTCAGCGAAAGGAAAGAGTGGTCAGTAG
- the LOC142554058 gene encoding protein MITOFERRINLIKE 1, chloroplastic, with amino-acid sequence MEAPTSKSLALLSANSLTPTSINEFNSFFNHLNTLISSPNPRPKTRRNPEFSTIPDVSLKFSSTTVSIHSNIKNPEKPISRNWLKPASRGSPAVHALFKNLSVLERAVIGAAAGGIAGAFTYVCLHPLDTIKTKLQTKGASEIYKGAFDVIVKTFQNRGILGFYSGVSAVIVGSTFSSAVYFGTCEFGKSVLSRIGEYPAVLIPPTAGAMGNIMSSAIMVPKELITQRMQAGAKGRSWEVLLRILEKDGILGLYAGYSATLLRNLPAGVLSYSSFEYLKAAVLRETGKAFLEPFQSVICGALAGAISASLTTPLDVVKTRLMTQGHGESMNRIAAASYSGVTAMVKRILKEEGWVGFTRGMGPRVFYSACFSAIGYFAFETARLTIMDKYLKRKEVEAGETLASPINQSG; translated from the coding sequence ATGGAAGCTCCGACCAGCAAGTCTCTGGCCCTCCTCTCTGCAAACTCGCTCACTCCCACTTCCATCAATGAATTCAATTCCTTCTTTAACCATCTCAACACCCTCATTTCCTCCCCAAACCCTCGTCCTAAAACCAGGCGAAACCCTGAATTTTCAACAATTCCCGATGTAAGTTTGAAGTTTTCATCCACCACCGTTTCGATTCATAGCAATATCAAGAACCCAGAAAAACCCATTTCTCGGAATTGGTTGAAGCCCGCCTCGAGAGGCTCTCCCGCGGTCCATGCTTTGTTCAAGAATCTCTCTGTTCTCGAGAGGGCAGTCATTGGTGCTGCAGCTGGTGGAATTGCCGGTGCTTTTACGTATGTGTGTCTTCATCCACTTGATACGATTAAAACTAAGTTGCAGACGAAAGGGGCGTCCGAGATTTACAAGGGGGCGTTTGATGTCATAGTCAAGACTTTTCAGAATAGAGGGATTCTTGGGTTTTATAGCGGCGTGTCTGCTGTGATTGTGGGATCTACCTTTTCTTCTGCGGTTTATTTTGGGACTTGTGAGTTTGGTAAGTCCGTTCTTTCGAGGATCGGGGAATATCCGGCGGTGTTGATTCCTCCAACTGCTGGTGCGATGGGGAACATCATGTCTTCAGCAATAATGGTGCCGAAGGAATTGATCACTCAAAGGATGCAGGCTGGCGCAAAGGGTAGGTCTTGGGAGGTTTTGTTACGTATTTTAGAGAAAGATGGGATCTTGGGCTTATATGCGGGGTATAGTGCTACATTGCTTAGGAATTTACCTGCTGGCGTTTTGAGCTATTCTTCGTTTGAGTATTTGAAAGCTGCGGTGTTGAGGGAGACAGGAAAAGCTTTTTTGGAGCCTTTTCAGAGTGTGATCTGCGGAGCATTGGCAGGGGCGATTTCTGCATCTTTGACAACCCCGTTGGATGTGGTGAAAACTAGGCTGATGACTCAGGGTCATGGAGAGTCTATGAATAGGATTGCTGCCGCAAGTTACAGTGGGGTCACAGCTATGGTTAAGCGGATATTGAAGGAAGAAGGGTGGGTTGGCTTTACACGTGGGATGGGGCCTCGAGTGTTTTACAGTGCATGCTTTTCGGCTATAGGGTACTTTGCATTTGAAACAGCCCGGCTCACAATCATGGACAAGTATTTGAAGCGAAAGGAAGTTGAAGCGGGGGAGACTCTTGCTTCCCCCATCAACCAAAGTGGATGA